ttggggtaaatttttttttcgaaaaatccccgaatctttgaacgctcctggaagctaaaccgcttgagagcaatttttaggAGTGGTGcaaaatgatagcttgtgtcatgggcctacgctttggacattatcagatttttaaaaaatcgccttccatgttaaacctccacatcatgccttttttttcagaatcgtgtctattgtttttttacttttaagttctcccggtttgagaacgcgtggacctacagggatgggagttgtacccaaatgtaggttagagtccccgctaccttttggcatcaaaaattttattttcattttcttcaaaattccgcgatataggcgttggaaggctttgatctagagacaggggagtggtgccatatgaaagcttatattctcagctacccgaaagtggtataatccggtttttcgatttttttcaaaattccgagaaaatcgtgtttgaaagttggggtaaatttttttttcgaaaaatcccctaatctttgaacgctcctggaagctaagccgcttgagagcaatttttgggagtgatgccaaatgatagcttaggtcatgggcctacgctttgcacattgtcagatttttaaaaaatcgccttgcatgttaaaccgccacatcatgcctattttttcagaatcgggcttaacttttttttttacctttaagttctcctggtttgagaacgcgtgtacctacagggatggaagttgtacccaaatgtaggttagagtccccgctaccttttggcatcaaaaaaatttttttcattttttttcaaaattccgagatataggcgttggaagttggggcgctcactttcagctcagctcaaatgagctaagctatggtacctagctcaaatttgagctgagctgaaatgttagctttttgcaaccctggcaacttgccacatgtaacttgccacatgcaacttgccacacgcaatttgccacatgcaacttgccacacgcaacttgccacatacaacttgccacatgcaacttgccacatgcaacttgccacatacaacttgccacatgcaacttgccacatgcaacttgccacatacaacttgccacatgcaacttgccacatgaaacatgtaacttgctacgtgttgtgtgttttatgtttgtcgtactgcggcgtactgcatttttaaatactaaagtactgcgtactctaaaggtgaaacgacagccctgctacccagggtgatcgcgtcataatccctttgagattcttgtcaaaaagtaaattttcatactcaccctcccataagaagtataacttcaaaaagccaatattttccGAACTGGTTgctatagaacttttttctatctgtttttagaacagtcataagtgtagctatcagccgttttagggttgcctattctctatcggacaccctgtattatattcggacctattctaaacaaaatttaccagggaaatggtttcggaaaaatggtgaaaatttcaattttttttttgctttccccatattcttaaccattgaagaacaaaattaaagtaaaaaaaacaatgaaatttcAAGAGCTTTTCAGtagggagtttttttttagaataggcctgattatgacgattacaactcaattttttgaatcgttatacctaagaaacggtgggtcttaggaaaaaaaagtgtcatgacactttttatataataacctggtctacaattcttgcattgaaaattttttgataagacttatcgttttgctgaaaatcgtgaaaaaccattttttgtgacctttgaccagaagaaaaattttttccaggtgtcggatcgatgaggacttatTAGATTTAGTTTATGATGGTGTTtacaacaatcctaccaattttcagcttgctgggatgtaacctcacccccttaatttagtctaatttgaccggactataatataaatttaaatgtttatagattttatttgtttaatttcctataaaatacttattttttgataacaaaatttgaaccattattttaatgatttaatttaaaaaaaaatgttatttagttatttctaaatatcatcagtaggaactttcaccggaaagttacctacaacactTAACTaaacttcgagaaagataaattgctagataagttccatctgaacttagttgcaatcgggagaAGGaagtggttttagtggttaagagtcccacatatctatgagcacgcgttttccggtcctcatagaatcttttgaagatttcaacacgtacccacggaaaaaaaaattcataaacatTCAGTACCTTAATGAAGTCACCAaaatttgtaattattatttttgtatattttttatttcactgcCTATATAAAAGGATGGCAATAATTACAAAATGTTAcagaaatttaaacttaaagagCAATAGTCCaccaagttttgtttttagttttttttttatgtatgcaATAAGAATTAGATATCATTTGTATCATAGTTGATAtcatttttaaccaaaatatcGAAAGGTGATTTTAGTTCGCGTGCCTCAGTTTGTGTGATATGTCGTATCGATTTATTAATTCTTGCCACATATGCTAATTCCAATTTCTGTTTTCCATTCACAACAGCATTATCCGGAATCATTCCATCAGCAACAAAAATCCATTCGTACTCATTCGAATCGCCAAGCAAGATTTGAACAATATCAGAATCACCAGTTTGATCATTGGTTTCGTTGGATTCATTATTATATTCATCAGAATCACTCTTTTCCTTTCGTAGGTTATCATCGAACACTGCTGCTCCCATCTCGGGTATCACATACCCAGTAATAAAATTACCATCGGATAGTTTCAATCGAGCAACATACATTTCATAATTTTGAATCGTTTTACCGCCACTAACTGCGTTATCTGGAAGATGATTTGTTTCAAAATCAACCCACCTCTTATTAGTATCACAGCTTAAATATTGCCACTGTTCATATGGATGGTCATCTTCATCAAGTTCTTGCCAACGTTGTGTAATCTTTCTATTTGGCAAATAAATTGAGCTAATAAATTTCTCATTATCACGAACGTAAGTTCTTCCGACAAATATTGGATCGCCATCGGAATCGACACCAGCACGTACAGCATTATGATCAATATCCGAATAGTGATTTCTATAGTAATAGGGCTTCCATTGGCAATTGTCCGATGGGGAGGTAGTAAGTATCTCTGAGTAAGATTTTATATGAAGTTGTGAAAACCGGTATGGTTTATAATGTACTTCTCCATTGCTATGTATTTCACCTGGATAGATTTCATCTGTATCTGATACATTTGTTCTTCCAACCCATTTCCTCTCTGAGTCATCAATCAAAATTATATTATCGGGTAGTACTAATTCACGGTCCTGTTCTATTGGTATCCATTTTAAGCCTGCAaagaaaaatgttcacataattgaaaaaaataaataaataatagtgttttattttcctcttgATCCGGATCAgatatcatttatttatttgcgaaacaataacaaaacaaaatcctgcttttgttgtaaaaaaaattaggtgaaagggtgttttttcgaaaagacagtaaaatctgtaattggtcccaaaaagctaaTGATTTGTGTAAATCGTctaagtataaacgtttaatttatcatcaaatccaaaaataaaatgaatcattggctttttggaccaattacagattttactgtctctttaCTGTCaacgttttcaccaaatttcatttgggtgatccatcatttttgttttcactaaaaaaaaaaacaccctttaaccgtgaaatttttatagacactttagattcttgtttcttatctcaaaagtaacataattcctGAATTTCAAAAGGGTACCACTAGTACTATTCTAGTAttgcacactttttcaaatataccattattttctctacacctaaaaacaacaccctttcacatgaaaaaaatttatagatttcttttgttCGTAATCCCCATatgaaagagaacatatttattgaatttcgtgagggtaccttttatgccattgattttattggacttattgcggattttccctattttcccaaaaaaaaaaaaaaaaaacaccctttaacctaaaatatttgtataggcaacccctccctcttgtccgcgaaaaaacacccttccacccaacttttttttgtccttggtttttatcccaaaagcaaactttttgccaagtttcatgagtgtaacaattttttttaaggcctattttacctgtactaatataaatataaactattttctcaaatattcgaaaatagtttttaaaaaaatcaaaaagtctTTTCATTCACACTTATTTAATCAAGCAGGTATGCAATAGTACCTGctctttaagaaaaaagttactttgaattttaaagctgtttatgtaaacattcttaaaagaataattttaattttattctatatagccaattttataagaaatgtaaaaaaaaataaaaaaaaacagtttaaattaGCTTTTAACGTTAAAATTTCCTGTAaaagaacgatttttttttttgaaaaaagtgttttaaaatcGTATTATTACACATAAGCACTtgcttaaaaaattcaaaattgtgttttttgaaaattttaatattaaggcTTTTCAAgcgtttcaacaaaaaattcttttgcttaaaaaaaataatttactgtacatattttttttaaatattcaaaaaaaatttatgtttgaTGATTTACTATTAGCATAGTCCATGTTACAACATACCTTAATCTATGTATGTTACAACTTGCCGTATATGCATTAGTGCCAGAGCGATAGTTACGAAACCCTCCTCTTTttctattatattattttagagAGCTGAAAAGAACATAAGGTTCCGTTcgaaaaatgattttcaaacattttattgCCCAGGCGGAGTTTTTGCACCGCATAAATCAGAGGCGTACTTTAAGTTGCCGGGGCAGCGGggcaaaactaaatttttggggctcctttgatatttgggagcccctttgatatagaaaagagcaaataaaaaagtacgtatacgccctacttttgttggtcgctaagatttattcaagtaacatttttttctggcCCCAAGATAATAATAtataatctttcaaaaaaccgatttattttttgaggcccctgacaattttttttttttagatgaaatattatgtgtCTCGCTACCAATTCAATatgcattacactgaagaatataatGTGTCTCTtttgtgtccgaagtgattcctgtcaaatacttttctttttgcttcgttactTATAATAAGTTGCATTCTGTGCATTGTCTCCAATCGGGGCCCTGGCGTGTTGGGGACCCCGGGGcacaccgccccgcttgccccaatggtgtgtacgcctcTGGCATAAATAtcaatattataatttatttagtaCATTTGACAGGTGTCCAAAACGAACCGAAGtaatttcgtgaaaaaaaaaataatgaaacaaattGTTATTTTGTGTATGTTACATCTTAATTTGGCAACACGTAAATTTTCTAATATATGTAGATTGAAATTTTTACCCCGTGGCGTGGTGGTTAGTGCGATTGACTATGAGGCCAGAGCTGTTCGATTCCCAGCATCCATaaccccaaaaataaaaaaaaatatatgtttttaggGGTGTTACCTCTtcctagaaaaagaaaaagcatCCAAGAGAAAAATTGTCATACAAAACTGCATATCTACTAAGTTCGATAAATTGTAGGCCTTGCCATATAACCAAaagagaaaagtttttttttatccaaaacgGCTCAAAtgattttgatatattttttgtttttttttgtgtaatgcTACAAACAGACgaaattttttgacttcaacaatttatttgtaaaaaaaaagccactaggttttttttttatcaaaaaacacattatttggattttaaaatattgtttgaaatCGAAAAACGAATGTTTTGGAGTAAGGAAAACGTAAGCTTACTTAAAACACAAAAGCATAGTTCAAATATttgtgttaaagaaaaaaaaagttagtttttggtatttttttaaatatttttgaagttatgtaAGAAAAATTATCCGAACAAGATTATGTAGATCTTTTTTATTCTCTACAACTTCtacatataactttttttccattagAGGGGTaggtagggggaagtggtcacccttcgtacagtttttacttattttcttttagttatttatttactcactccagcttcgagaaaatggactttat
This DNA window, taken from Episyrphus balteatus chromosome 2, idEpiBalt1.1, whole genome shotgun sequence, encodes the following:
- the LOC129909044 gene encoding uncharacterized protein LOC129909044 produces the protein MNSFSIISILIFLTICVFKSATGLKWIPIEQDRELVLPDNIILIDDSERKWVGRTNVSDTDEIYPGEIHSNGEVHYKPYRFSQLHIKSYSEILTTSPSDNCQWKPYYYRNHYSDIDHNAVRAGVDSDGDPIFVGRTYVRDNEKFISSIYLPNRKITQRWQELDEDDHPYEQWQYLSCDTNKRWVDFETNHLPDNAVSGGKTIQNYEMYVARLKLSDGNFITGYVIPEMGAAVFDDNLRKEKSDSDEYNNESNETNDQTGDSDIVQILLGDSNEYEWIFVADGMIPDNAVVNGKQKLELAYVARINKSIRHITQTEARELKSPFDILVKNDINYDTNDI